The Lewinellaceae bacterium genome has a segment encoding these proteins:
- a CDS encoding RNA-binding protein: protein MNIFVAKLNFDTQESDLQDAFAEYGEVDSVKIIMDKFTGRSKGFGFVEMPNDDEAQNAINGLNECEFDGRTIVVKKAEPREKRDSPRGGGGGGYRGGGGGGGDYGNRRY, encoded by the coding sequence ATGAACATTTTTGTAGCAAAGTTAAACTTTGACACACAGGAGTCCGATTTGCAGGATGCATTCGCTGAATACGGTGAAGTAGATTCTGTAAAAATTATTATGGACAAATTTACCGGCAGGTCGAAAGGCTTCGGTTTCGTTGAAATGCCTAACGATGATGAGGCACAAAATGCTATTAATGGCTTAAACGAATGCGAATTCGACGGAAGAACCATTGTAGTTAAAAAAGCCGAGCCAAGAGAAAAAAGAGATAGCCCACGTGGTGGCGGCGGCGGCGGATACCGCGGCGGTGGCGGCGGTGGCGGCGACTACGGCAACAGAAGATATTAG